Genomic segment of Corticium candelabrum chromosome 16, ooCorCand1.1, whole genome shotgun sequence:
TCTGTCTCTCAAAGCTTTCGGACAATTGTTTAAGAATGTTGGAGTGACTGGTACATTTACTTCCCACAGATGTAAATGACAATTGTCAGAGACTTGCCTTTTTCTCAGGGTGGCTTTATGTAGGAGAGAATCTTGTATTAAACCCAAAGAAACGAGCACTCTGTCACTCAATGATAATGCAGTTTGACTCCATATATGGTATGAGCTCACATCTTGCAAAGTTGGCCTTGCGCAGCAAGAGATCGTGCAAGGTTGACTCTTTTTTAGAATCAACATCCTGAGGCAAGTTTTTTCGTAAACTGGTTGAGACAAAAAtgctaacatacatacatacacacatacatacatatatcaGACAGCATGTCAACCATTAAGTGATGACTCTATCTGTTTCCCTTATGTCGCATACGTGATAACAGTCAAGCACATACATACGTGATGGTAGTCCACTGAAATCAGTGGTGACACCAGTTTGTCAAACGTAATGGCCAGATGCTCTCCTGTGCGAGCCAGACCAGCACCAGATAAACAGGATTTGAAGCATGATGGACATATGTAGAGTTTCACATGCTTTGCAACATGTGAGGAAAATGATGACTCTTTGCGTAACTGATGTTTGATTGGTAATTTTTCAACTCTTTCTTCTTCAAAATGTTGCACTGAGGAAttgcacagtttcttcaaaatGATCTATCAGCTGCCAAGGTTTCAAAAATGTTCAAATCAATTGATCACTTCTTCATACTGCTCTTCAAGGTATCTTTGTACCATAACATACATTAGCATATTCTTCCATACAACTGCATATGGGCATAACTGCAGCCCCTGCCAACATAGCCACAAGCTATGGCACAGATTACATATCCAGACTCGAAGCCCACGACATAGGCTACCAGCTACTACAAGATCTAACAGAATCTAATACTAAACAACAACTGCACACTACGTGAACAGTTTCTTCACTGCTCACGCCTTTCACctccacactcacatgcaAAAAAAACAATGAGTCAACTGGAACCACGTGCCTACGAACTGCACGTCAAAGTAGAAAGGACTCCACACAAGACACTTCTATCAAGGACCATCCACTTCCCAACTTGGCCAACTGGCATACTGCATTATATGACAAGCAGCTTTAGATTCCGAGCACTGTGAAGACCGAAAAACCAGGTGCAAAACTTCTGAGAAATTCAAGAGGGCATTCAAGAACACACAtcatacataaataaataaatatgtacatacagatgaccaaaagacaaacaaatcacaccAAACAATGACCATGATTATACAAGTAGCTTAAATCACAAGCCAACATAGTTCTTGATACCACCAGTGATCTGtgcaacagtacagtacctgtTGCCTGTTTtgagttgctgctcaagaaACTTAATAGCATCCCTAGCAGTGTGATTTTCTTTGCCTTTCTTCAACTCATCAAGAGCTTCAATTACTGTAATATAAAAACACTGCTCAACCCATCATTTCAATCACTAATAGTAGTGTAAGCGTACTTACCATGAAATGGgataacaacaataaacttCTCACTAGCAACAAACTGCCTGATAAAGTGAAGATGAGTACACAAACATTGAGCATCAACAACAAGAATAGGAGAAGCAGACACAACTGCTTGTGTTAAGCTTTGTTCCATAGAGGCAACATCACTCTAAACAATACATAAAAGTGATAACTTGGATCACTTCAAATGCACCAGTTGCTAAGAATCATGTTAATTGTCACACCTTCAATTTCTGCTCAGCTAGGGCTTTCATCAACTTTTCTCGTTGTAGCTTGTCCTTTTCCTCTTTCTTTCTTGAAATCTCAGCAGCCACTGCTGCCTCCTGTTCAGCTCTTTGTGACGGTCCAATATACTGGCAAGATGATTCATTGTAATGTAGCACATTAACAGTCTGCATACACAGTACAGTTGATATACACAATACTGTATAAATGTAATTGCTACTAGTAATGAAAGAGACTACATGTGTCTGGGCTCACAAACCTAAACACATGCAGAAATGTGGAATACAAAATATAGAATCCAACATAAATAAAATGTGCTGCACACACATATTAAATACATGGTATGATAACTCTTCATATTACCTAGGTTACAATGCCTCATCCTCAGTAAAATGAAGAGACATTGACAATTACAATGCTTCAAAGCTAGAATACTTTTACAATGATAAAACAATGCAAGCAGAGCACAAggattgtgtgtgtcattAACATCTAGAAGACAAgcattatattatatatcgTAAATACCAAAAGACACTTTGTCAAAAAAGTTATCATGACGATGTAGTACATCAGTAGTGGTACAGAAACGTGAGTGTGCAGTAAATCAACGAGGTTTTTATATACTGCTATaccctgaaaaaagaaatttgtaCGGGAGAAAAATGCGTGCAATTTTGTGCGATCACAAGTCCATtgcacaaaataaattccacatatatttttccCTTGCACATGATCAGTGTGAAAACTTGTGCTAGTCTCGTGTCTAACGCGCACATACCACTACCCGGACACTGCAGTCATGTCAGCTAACATTACATGTCTATCTTAAACTATTTCAAGCGCATATCTCCACAGGACAGGAAATTGCTTGTGCCACCGGTTGCTGCCATTGGCATTTTTATCCGCCAGCGACATAGCAGTTGCAAACGAAAAAGTggaagcaacaaaagaacaagaGAATGAAGAAGGACAGAGCAATAGTGAGAAGCATTACCACTGCTACTCCAGCAAGGAAAGAGCAGACATCGGAAGGTATTCAGCAAAACATGGACCAACATGGGCATTGCGCCGTTACACAAAAGTGATGGGACATCCTGTTCCAGAGGCAACAGCACGGAAATTTCGTGATAAGTTCAAACAAGAGTTGAACGTACGTTGAAAGCGTCACAATTCTGTTCTTGAAATTACTGAGTTTCCACCTATGAAGAGAGGGCAGGACGTCCACTTCTGATGGGTGAGTTCAACAGTCCTGTTCAGGATTACGTACGTTCTTTACGATTGTGTGGAGGAGTGGTAAACACTGAACTGGTAGTAGCTGCTGCTAGAAGCGTGATCATGGCTCGTAACCGCTCACTTCTGGCTGATCATGGTGGTCATTTAAACCCTGACATAGCATAGGCTAAATCATTATTGAAGCGCATGGGCTTTGTCAAATGGAGAGCTACTACTTCTGCTAGGTTGCCTGTTGCGGAATTTGAAGTTGTCAAAGGAGAATTCCTACAGAGAATTGTGACTGCTCTGCAAACCCACTCTATTCCCCCAGCACTAATAATAAATCTAGGTGAGACAGGATTTCCACTTGTTCCTGTGTCTAACTGGACAATGGAGCAAGAGGGTACTGGTAAAGTCAAGATAGCAGGAGAGGATGACAAGAGAGAAAtaactgttgttgttgcagtttcATGAGCCGGTGATATACTACCGCTGCAACTGCTGTATACAGGTACCACACAAAGGTGCCATCCATCATTTCAGTTCCCAGCTGAATGGGATATTTGGAATTCCTCCAACCATTGGGCGAATGAGGACACTACCCTTTGTTACACTAACACAGTACTGAAGCCCTATCTTCAGATGAAAAACTGGAACTTGGATTAGCTGAAGACCACAAAGCTCTCTTACTTTGAGAAGTCTTCAGAGCCCATAGCACACAAGCTGTTTTGGCTAAGCTTGCTTCGGAAAACATTCAGGCAGTCTTTGTTCCTGCAAATTGCACCAGTGAGTTGCAGCCACTTGATCTATCTGTTAATAAACCACTGAAAGACTACTTGAAATCACGGTTTACTCTCTGGTATGCTGATCAAGTGGACTTACAACTTGCAGCAGGAAAAGCAGTTATTGTCATGAAGCCAAAAAGTGCAACTACATTCTGTATGCTTTTGACTGTATTAAAACTGGTTGTGATATGATACGAAATGGTTTCAGTAAAGCTGGAATTGTTACTGTCTTGGAAAGTTAATCTTTTGTTGCAATCTCTCTACAAATTAAATGGAGTTGGATTTCCTCTTGCACAAATTAGATGGGTCGGCCTTATTTTTGCACAAATTAATATCTGCAcaagtagtgatgtttctagaaaaagcaTAATTTTTCTcctgcacaaatttcttctttcagggtaaaTTAGAAAGCTGTAAAAGACCCCAATATAGCTGCAGGTTGGCATGAAAGGTGACTGAAAGTAAAATGTCAGCTACATCTTCTTCACGTGTGCTTAGACCTTATCATTATTTCAGCTGTTGCCATTGTTATGTACAACATCTGTTACAGAATGTTGCAGCACCACAAGCGTTTCCACAATTTCCATAATCAGTAAGGCAGTTCATCCAAGTCTTGTCATCGTTACAATCAACTGGAAGCCATTCACTAAACATCAATAATAATATTGCTAACACTAGACAATGCAGGTTCCTACAGATAACAACCACAATTGCATAACTGAACGCATAATTTAAATTGCCACCACAAACTCAGCAATGAGCTGCAAAATATGCACTGGTGTACTTAAGAATTTAGACAATGTTTACTTCAATCTCATGTAGTTAACGGTACAGCAATAGTAAGAGTAAGTCCAACAAAGTAGCAAAAGCTAACTTGTAGCTACTTTAGTCTTGCCAAATGTTATAGCCAATTCAAACCaaaaatttcaacacaacTTTACCTTGGAGTCAGCAATAAAAGTTCCAAAACTCAACAAACATTGAAGTCTGATAAGACCCTATAGAGCATGCTACAAACAGTAATGtcaacaaagcaaacaaccacatgtacataccatccatccatctgtgtTAAAATTCTTGTCTCGATTCAATTGCAACAAATCCAATGCACGAGAAAGCGGAGAAAATCCAAGTAACTCATAGTCTTCAGGAAGAAGGTCCACTTGCTTCCACTCACTTCTGTTGCCAAATCCTGTCATGCCtgcacatgaacacaaacTAGACACTGCACTCAATCTAAAACGTGCGTAATTCATCATACCTGCCAAACGTAAACACTCCTCAGGTGGCAAACTATTCAGCAATTCAGCTGTGCGAGACCAGAAAGAGGATAACGTCTATAAACAAAATGTGTAATtccacatacaaacacaacataaacacaTGAACATAATTTGAAAAATAGGTAAAACTATAacattttatatattattttgttttataaCCATAAGTCAGCTATGTGTTTCATGTGTGATTTTTCTGTTGAATTTTCagaacaaataaatagacacgATCTTTATATTTTAGTAAAAAATCACATGACTTGCAGTTAGGTATGAATGTGCGCCAGTATGTAGGATGCAGGGTTTTATTCCCAGTAGCAGAACTTCCTGCTACCAAGTATGTCTATGGATTACAGATAGCGGAGAAGCACTTAGATATAAGAGTGGTGAAATCAGCAGGGTAGACCTAAGAAGAAGGCAGTTGCAAACACTCAAGTGGCAGCACTATTTAGacgagagagaggagagagaggaaagagagaggagagagaggaaagagagaggagagagagaaaacACTCAAGTGGCAGTACTATCTAAgcgagagagaggagagagaggagaggggagagaggggagggaggggagggaggggagggaggggagggaggggagggaggggagggaggggagggaggggagggaggggagggaggggagggaggggagggaggggagggagaggagggaggggagagaggggagggaggggagggaagggaggggagggaggggagggaggggagggagggagggagggagggagggagggagggagggagggagggagggagggagggagggagggagggagggagggagggagggagggagggagggagggagggagggagggagggagggagggagggagggagggagggagggagggagggagggagggagggagggagggagggagggagggagggagggagggagggagggagggagggagggagggagggagggttGTGCAGGTCTTCATGACTTGTAAAGCCATGCAGCAACCTGTTAATTTCCTATAACACCTTCTCTCTGGTATGTGCACCTGCTTTGGTGTGTGAATATGACAATCTAAGCATGCATGTCAATCATTAGAGAGCTTCACAGCAGTTTTCTATCAGAATATGTGCCATCTTTGCTAGCAATTTCAGAGCACTACTATTCTAACTAAAATGTATTTTTgatcaagtcacgtgatgtttttTATTCCTCCAGTCACAGTGAAAATTATGCATGTGGGTGATGAGAAACATAAAAAACCGTGTGGCCTAACTGTCTGTTTGGAACAACTGACTACACAACTCCCTTCAAGGCAGACTCGATAACAAATTTGGAAATTTTACTAGGTCCAATCTTGTGAATAACATCTGTGCAGATAGCTGTGTGTGACTATAATACTCAACATTCTAAAGCAATGTTAGCAAACGTTCACAACTATACTAGTGTGATGACTTGCTTCGGTAACACATGCGCAATAATACACTCAACAACTACTGCAGACACTAGTTAATGCCagtcaagcaaacaaacaccatTTGCCAGGCAAAGAAGACCATGATACATGTCTGTACATTTAATTGAAAGAACATTCAACTGCAACTCATTAATAGCCCAATATTACTGGTTTTGCAAGCCAAATGAATTGAACAATAATTTAACATGACATCACAATGCTAGCCACTATAAAAATGAAAAGGCAAAAGATGATCTACCTGCTAAAGTCAAACTGTGAGATAACGTATTCTAATAGTATTTGGAAGAGGAAATGATGTCACAGTGATTGCATGAATGATTTGATGCATTCATAATTAGATCAAACCAGTCAAAACAAGTAACTCATTGGCGAATATTTCATTTCTTATATAATAACTATGTTATGAATAGCCAAATTTACTTGTTTTACATTCAGCAAAGTAGTCATTCTTAAACTCAGCAACAGCAATATTCACATTGCTATTGATAAAACCTGGACTCTTATTCAAGGTATTCACCATATTCGTGTACTTCTCCAACTGATTTTGTGTATCGTGTTCAACAAATACATGAGCAAATGAGCAGAAAACATTTATAATCAGAAGTCAGAAGAATTACTGGATCATGGCAATACTGATGCCAACTGTAACGGAAGACTTACTAACATGattcaataaacaataacCAATGTGAGGCACTGACTACTATAATGTAACTACTATATTTCCACACATTAATATTAGAAATACTTTAGTATGTTAAATTACCTGTGTGCAAGAAGCAGCAATTGCTGGATGAATCCTCAACCAATCAAAGATAATTTTTATTGATGGTAAGAAAGGATGAGAGCACAACCAACGAAGGAAAGCAGCTGTTGAAAGTTCCAGTTCAGGCTCTGAGTTGCTTTCCTCAATTATACTTCCCTTGGCACCCAAATCGCCTATTCCCTGACAATTAGCCTCATCTACTGTTTCTCTTTTGTTTACTGTTCTTTGAACGTTACTCTCGCTTTCTTCACATGAGACTTGTAAAGAAGGCATTCCCGGAAAACGAATAGCAAGAGGTCGCTTGAACGACGTTTTCTGCTCTTCACACTTACCTAGTGCATCTTTTGGTGTGCTTGAGCTTTCTTCACCATCACTTATGTCACTCAATTCAGGTGAAAGACCGTCACTGTCAAAATCACCTCCTCCCTCACTGAGATCATCTTCACTAAGTTCCTCTATATTGTCAGCTTCTTCAACTTCTTCATCACTGTCACTCTCTCCTACCACACGTCGACGTCTTCTACCCACTGGTCTTGCCCTTTTACTTGGTTCTTCTTTTCCTGCAGTTTCTTCACTATCACACTTGTCTTCTAATgatacattttgtttgcttttattGTTCCTTCTGAAATCATCTTCACAAGGCAAAGATGTTGCATTGTGAGGCGCATGGCCCTGCTGAAACAGTATTTTCCAAGAATTAATTGACTGGGTGCAGTGCTGTAACAGCTGACTATACAAAGATAGAGCAAATGAAGTAGCTGCTGGAGTAGAGGCTGAGCCTGCAAAAATAACAGTTGTTATTACAACTGCCACCGACCCATCAACAAACCCttttttctttgattaaatTCCATCACAGTTGAAACAACACACAGGGGAGGAGTGTTCAAAATAAACACCATTTCAGGCACATTTCATTTACCATATGCATATTTACCATACATGAAATAGTTTCAATAACCATATGTGAATGTTTCCAGAGCCGTTACAACTAAAATAGAAGTTAAAAAGATGAGTGGGGAATATCACCAGTAACAATGATGAGTTTGTCAAAGGTCTTGTGATCAAGAAAGAGAGGCCTAATATAATCTTGGAGTTCAATGATTGCATAACATCTTCACGCTTGCCTTCTCTGTTTTTAAAAGAAGCATGATGCAAATTTCTTTGAACCAATAATGATCCAGTATATTAATGGTACAAGAAGAAGATGATCTGTTGGCCTCAATTTAtaaagaaacaagatctacTAATTGCCATTGTTTTATCTGAAATACCACCATGCAGTCTTTTtcctgcctctcagaggtggTACTTTCAAACTgcctttaattaaagtcaaaCAAGCCCCACAGATCCAGACAGTTTGTTGACAGAATGTCAGCCAAAGTGGTCAACTTAAAGGTATATGCCAAACAGAGGTGACAAAAAGAGTTGACATTTCATCCATGTTTCAATTCATTTACACCTAACTAGCACATTCAAAATTTGACACTGCTTTTACACCCTCCAGAATCAAGTCTTCAATTTCCACTGTAACGTCATGATTACCCAATAAGAGTCAGTAGGTCAGACATATTATTATATACTAGTTCACAATCCCGTTCTCCACAGGCAGATTAGATTTAGTTTTTTGTGAATTAATTTATctttgtatgcattcatgaagtacatgtcattcacagaattagcaaaaacagaaagaattctcataaagttaattaatttaacattgTATGGAAATTTACGTTGTTGCATGAGTCCCGTTCGGACAATTCATCATTATTAAATATCtctcgttcacatgcatttttactttgttctgaagaattagcagccagacaaAGAATTTTGTTTACAGTTATATCCTGTTCAATTAAATGTTATCTgttctgaaaaattagcaAGGATCAAGTATACTAATGTATGTAAATTTTGCTGTTGACTATCCCAATCATGAATCCAGAGCCCCAAGATGGAGGGTgcacaattaatattaacaaatgataatttatattaacacAAAAATTAGCCTTAAGGAATTTCGATAGTTATGAAACAGCACTACGCACTAGGCTGCCAATTAGTCATCTGAGTCTAGATATAGATTAAATAATTCAATCCTTCGATGGTGTTTTCTAGCACATCATGACTTCCTCATATTCTCTTTCCATGCCGTAGTGAAAGTGTGACAAGACGAGACCATTAATATCTGTCCCATTGTAGGCCACAGGTAAGATTTAAAGTCGTAGTAGTGCAGTGATGTTCCGCTCAAGAGTGTATTTACAATTGGAAATACTGTTCATCTGTGCCGACTGCTATAGAGCCTGCTACAGAGTATGGTAAGTCTTAATTTCAACAGTCTGTCAGTGACCGATACCAGCTCCTCTTCAAAAGTCGCAGGACTAGGCAGATCCGTTTGGTTAAATGCATCCGTCTGGTTAAACACTCTAATCTCTTCCACGTGTCTTTCCAGAATGGGTCTGTACATGCATATAGATAGCTAGAGGGGCAAGGCTTAGTCTAGGCACTGACTTCTTGTGCATTCAGAAACTTGTGCACTGCGtaattgcacaaacaatagaatcCTCAAGGTCCCAACAGCATAAATTGAGTCAAAACATGTACCTATTTGACCAAGGAATTGATCCAGGAATGGAATGACAATAGTTCATCTATGTACTCTTCTCTGTCACTGATGAAATACTTGTGCGGTTCCTTTGTCACAACGACAGGTAAGAACGGTAAACAGTCACCTACAGTTTCATTAACCTTACCAGGTGCATATTTAAACCATCAATCATTGGTTCCGACACCTTAATTGTCCCTGAAATGCTGCAGCCCTTGTATAGAGGACGACTGTAGCTTGACACTAAGACCTTTTACAATAGGCATTACTTTGAACAGAGTTGTGAGAGCATATGTGAAATTTGTCAAGACATGCCCACTGTGTTAGGGGTTAAAGAGCACCAAGTGCACCATCCCTGGATCTGCTCCTGCATCCCGTTCTAATTTATCATGAAGTGTATCTGTAACTGAGTCTCCCGTTTCAAAAATGATCCCATTGATTGGATATtgattattagttaatatcccgttgaatgcaacaaacatgtagacaagGGTTCCGATTCAAAAAATCTCGTGATTGGCTTACCCAATATTGATGATTATAATATCCCGATgaagccatttcaacagtctcGTTGGACGCCATGTTACTTTggagacgttgctgccgttgcagaGAACAGGTTATCAAACCTGGCATTTATATGATGCGAATCCAGTTAGGAAAAATATATGTCCAGGCAGCAGTAACTTGGAAGTTACGTGCAGTTACGTACTCTCCCAGATAATCCATTCCCTGCATACATACTAAGTCAGCAATTTCGACCATCCCATTTAAGCGACATCACTTCAAAGACGTCGCTGGCGTTGTGGGGAACAAGTGTATCAAATGGGCAGGACTTCAATTCGCCTACACAGCCAAACAAAGGGTAGACGGTTTTTCAAGATCCGGATACACTAAAAAATATTTCGCCTCTTTTGACGTTGCCTGCAATAATCGACATGCTCCATGCATACCGTCCAACGTCAGGAATGTGCAGTTTAAATTCAGTGGAGATCCGATACGACGTTACAGAGATATTCGCGTGCGAGCGGAGGCGGGTTCAATCAGCAAAAAATTACGTCATCACAAGAGAAGTCCGACAGACGACAGTTTCACTTTCAACCTTTATGGATTCAGTATGTGTGAGCAAGATTCGGTGAACATCAAGACTTGCCCTTCTTGGAGATCCTGATTTACACAGAGATACTTGACTTGACTTGACTTGCTTACAGCTGCCAGTGTCTGGCCATGCCGCCCCATATATGGAGAGAGCTGAAAGACGAGGTAGTTGCTGTCAGCACTTATGACTCTGTATGTCCTTGAGCCACCGGAACTGCCTTTCACATGTGCAAGACAGGGGAAGTTTTACTGCTGTCTTTCTCCAAATAGTGTTTGCCACAATGACAGTTATGCCGTTGGAATCCTGGATTGGATTTG
This window contains:
- the LOC134192653 gene encoding nonsense-mediated mRNA decay factor SMG5-like isoform X2 — translated: MYLKLQSHLKTAGCFYHHLIVRLEREFSVDLKGVVLFSRSNQSSSQVQDYVQEDDEIREWALSACHRCFVYLGDLARYQLEFEGGTTQVAKGYYKQAICLEPSVGLPHNQLALLSGNANQETDAAFHYLMCLASRVPFAGADHNLKRLFERNSNRLKHLDQEYCGEAKETDIHGVVLRKFLVRFLDLQRKLLPPCRTSQEELSAQCENILHDFIESLAFKLHQMDYSNSETRDENADTCLSGGLMLKIVALSMLASHKLRLQGSASTPAATSFALSLYSQLLQHCTQSINSWKILFQQGHAPHNATSLPCEDDFRRNNKSKQNVSLEDKCDSEETAGKEEPSKRARPVGRRRRRVVGESDSDEEVEEADNIEELSEDDLSEGGGDFDSDGLSPELSDISDGEESSSTPKDALGKCEEQKTSFKRPLAIRFPGMPSLQVSCEESESNVQRTVNKRETVDEANCQGIGDLGAKGSIIEESNSEPELELSTAAFLRWLCSHPFLPSIKIIFDWLRIHPAIAASCTQTLSSFWSRTAELLNSLPPEECLRLAGMTGFGNRSEWKQVDLLPEDYELLGFSPLSRALDLLQLNRDKNFNTDGWMGLIRLQCLLSFGTFIADSKTVNVLHYNESSCQYIGPSQRAEQEAAVAAEISRKKEEKDKLQREKLMKALAEQKLKSDVASMEQSLTQAVVSASPILVVDAQCLCTHLHFIRQFVASEKFIVVIPFHVIEALDELKKGKENHTARDAIKFLEQQLKTGNRWIRAQQAQETVDGKADNIPPRYKKKDIAAWRFTRVVDCAHYFSQQAGGNMVTLLYSASHTAVVPPPQTVTSQEGLMPNTGTRPSETALAIANKHGVVVEEVKKFHAKWVAKKRN
- the LOC134192653 gene encoding nonsense-mediated mRNA decay factor SMG5-like isoform X1, with translation MFQAFTAESPMYLKLQSHLKTAGCFYHHLIVRLEREFSVDLKGVVLFSRSNQSSSQVQDYVQEDDEIREWALSACHRCFVYLGDLARYQLEFEGGTTQVAKGYYKQAICLEPSVGLPHNQLALLSGNANQETDAAFHYLMCLASRVPFAGADHNLKRLFERNSNRLKHLDQEYCGEAKETDIHGVVLRKFLVRFLDLQRKLLPPCRTSQEELSAQCENILHDFIESLAFKLHQMDYSNSETRDENADTCLSGGLMLKIVALSMLASHKLRLQGSASTPAATSFALSLYSQLLQHCTQSINSWKILFQQGHAPHNATSLPCEDDFRRNNKSKQNVSLEDKCDSEETAGKEEPSKRARPVGRRRRRVVGESDSDEEVEEADNIEELSEDDLSEGGGDFDSDGLSPELSDISDGEESSSTPKDALGKCEEQKTSFKRPLAIRFPGMPSLQVSCEESESNVQRTVNKRETVDEANCQGIGDLGAKGSIIEESNSEPELELSTAAFLRWLCSHPFLPSIKIIFDWLRIHPAIAASCTQTLSSFWSRTAELLNSLPPEECLRLAGMTGFGNRSEWKQVDLLPEDYELLGFSPLSRALDLLQLNRDKNFNTDGWMGLIRLQCLLSFGTFIADSKTVNVLHYNESSCQYIGPSQRAEQEAAVAAEISRKKEEKDKLQREKLMKALAEQKLKSDVASMEQSLTQAVVSASPILVVDAQCLCTHLHFIRQFVASEKFIVVIPFHVIEALDELKKGKENHTARDAIKFLEQQLKTGNRWIRAQQAQETVDGKADNIPPRYKKKDIAAWRFTRVVDCAHYFSQQAGGNMVTLLYSASHTAVVPPPQTVTSQEGLMPNTGTRPSETALAIANKHGVVVEEVKKFHAKWVAKKRN